The Neoarius graeffei isolate fNeoGra1 chromosome 23, fNeoGra1.pri, whole genome shotgun sequence genome segment gtaccaatcaaaagtttggacacaccttctaattcaatgttttttcattattatttgtattaattaaaagtaatgatggatgtcagttctctttacttaattgagcatttcttgacataatatggattactacagttgtggtgtagaataggtctatttactgtatttttattatttactatttactgtttgatctcaaacacattaagaagcaaGAAACTCATTTGCTAATtatcttttgatgaggcacagctgttaattgaaaagcattccaggtgactacctcatgaagctgattaagataatgccagtagtgtgcaaagcgtcatcaaggtaaacgctggctactttgaagaatctaaactatgTAACTTTTGGgggttttcacactttttttgtttaccacataattctatatatgttccatgtgttatttcgtagttttgatgtcttcagtattgttctgcaatgtcgaaaatagtccaaatacagaaaaacctatgaatgagtaaagtaggggtatacaaacttttgcctggtactacacatttaacagttataccacaaaatcgagtcgtacatgagctgatagccaatgaggcacgtagcgccaagttggctctaagccatgtatgatgagattgagtggaataacttttattctatccacattcactggattttgagaaacagagcttttttttttgcaaattcgataaataaaaactttgtacaaaatgtctgacaaaatcatttccgcttagcatGTAAACTAACtgccaaaatgacagtagcaatttgtgaaaaatgcaataataataattcatgaaaaataaaaaagatacattcttaccatcaaatacttttattccttttttttcttttttgctttttttgtatttgtttggattttgttttcaggtagagttttaatttcgtccttggttggttcagcaacacactccgccattttgtttttctctactcacggtatatgagctgatatcctagtagtagagtagccaatcagagcgtgcgattgctcatatccagtgaatgtggatagaataacaataTGTATGCAGTATTTACAGTATCCACGACTGTCTGACACTAAGTAATGCCCCAAGCATTTAATGGAAAACACTTCTCAGCAACAGAGGACCAAAGCAATACTCAGAGTTTTATCCTTGCTCCAATGTGACTATTTTCACTTCTCAGCTAATTATTAAGCCTTTTATGCAGTGTTGAACATATGTTGGGGGATGTAGAACTTTGTCGTTGAAAATTTCTAGTGACATTTTGAGACCTTTCTAATTCCATAGCCCCAAAGGTGACCTTAATGTGGGTTAAATGTCCTGACACAACTTGATGTGACTCTGAAACCCTCTGAGAAGCAGCGTGGGCTATAGTGAATGCTGAATTTGACAATTACATGAAGCACTTGGCTGGCTGGAATCCCTACGAGACTCAGAGCACGATGGACCCAAGTGACTCAATTTTTAAGTGTGTGCCAAGGCCCACAAACAGCAGCTTTATCCTTCCTTGGCTTTCACTACTATTGAATCTAACTAGATTTGATGGGCTCTGAACTATAAACTCAGCAAGTGtattatttatttagttttttttaaaaacccagtCTACTTTACTGTTTTGATGGACATGATCCCCTTGTTAAAAGTTTTAGAAGGTATGTGAGCATGTGCTTTGTGCAGAATTGAGGTTTTTAGGTATAGGATTTGGTTCTTTGTCTACAATTAATTGCAATATTGGGGTTACTTGTGCAATATTTGTACGTCCTTTTCCAATGTAATCAAGTCCCAATTGAATTGCATGACAGTAAAGCCACTGGGCATAAATTAACTCTTACAAAGTTTATAGGAGCTCAGAACCATGCAATAGAAAAAGCATATTAATGGACTGAAGGTTGGATAAACATTAGGACATACAATATATCTTCCACTGATTTGCAGTCAATAAGCATCTTGAAGAACTTATAGGATTCAGTTAAAGTACAGTATAAGATTGCAAGAATTAGACcatttcatccattatctgtagccgcttatcctgtacagggtcgcaggagcctatcccagttgactatgggcgagaggcagggtacacactggacatgtcaccaggtcatcgcagggctgacacttatgccgcttttccactacaaacgcggctgagtcgggctgagccgtgccgtgctgagtcgagctgagcggggctgttggagttgcatttcgactacaaccgcgctgaaccgtgctggctggaagtgggtggacacattgggtggagttagcgaaagtgggtggacatcacgtgatgtcgttaggcggcgcaaacagtgacatcagtgatcttttaagcggtagtctcacgacccggatagtaaacaataaacatggaggacatggagtcgttagtgttgctggtcttggtgctgtggcttgttgtcactgacaacgccaacagatactggcaagagcgtatagatgaggtgaggcgcataaggcttcagaaattctcgtaattcgtaattcttctccttccgggtttgcggtgtttacagatcccagcgtgctcgcggggcgtgtgtgggcatgtgaggacactcctcctcaccaatcagtgcacaggggagtgtctgctcacgcccccagcctcactcggctcggtttggctcgcttcagccccactccaaaaccgtgcgagttttaggggctaagcagggctgaagcgagctgagtcgtgctggtttttggtagtcgaaacgcgagccgtgtcgggctgaagcgagctgaagtgagctgaaaaagggtagtggaaaagggccattagcctAACTTAGCTTTACAGCTCAAtgtagttcctgataaactttgcTTCTGCTTTTGACaaatctttcttctttttttttcaacaaaaggCTTGGCTGGATAGAACTGCCATTGTTCATGGCTATGACTGCTGAGATAAGTTTTGTGGTCCTTTTATACTTCGCATAATTGTTACATAAGGTGCTAAGAAACTGTGTGTGATTCATCAGTAGCTCAGTTCCATCTGCTTACCAACACAAGAGATGTGAGCAATATAAACAGGGTATTTAGTGTTGAACAATGTCTCTTTTAGATCCCGTTTTACCCCCATTTCAGTGTTATCTGCTGTTTAGCTGGTGGAACAAATACATACTCCTTTTACGTAATCAGAAGTTCACACATTATCTATCCAGTTTTAATTTATTCAAAGTGAAATGACAGTCTGTGCAGGCAGGCGCagagcacacaaacacacacattatgcAGAGGCTTTCTGCGGGTGTTTTGAAAAATGTGTCCAGGCATTAGCTTGTCTGCTTGAATTACTCAGTAGATTTGATAACTTGTCTTTTCTTATGCAAACTTGACCACTGCTTAAGCTTAACGTTATTCCTCGCTCAAGACAAAGCTTTCAAGTGGCAAAATTTAGTCCGAGACTGATACTATTATATCAACTGTTCTTTTCACAATATGGTTTATTTACGTGCTAATCTCACATTTTTCAGGGTGCACATATGTTGTCATTGCACACCTCCTCCGCTCTTTCCTCTTTCTTATCTCATGTCTCATTCTCCTCTCCTCTTTATAGGTGTGTGGTAGACTGATTCCTCTACAGTGAGGTGGTGGGGTGCTCATGGCTGCCCTATGGGGCCTGGGCTGGCTGGGTGTGAGCCTCACCCTGTTGGCCCTCGCCCCAGCATGCCAGAGCTGCCCGCCACGCTGTGACTGTGTGGCTCAGCTCCGCTCTGTGTCCTGCCAGCGAAAGCGTCTGTCAGGTGTACCTGAGGGCATCCCTACAGAGACCCGGCTGCTGGACCTCAGTCGGAACCGGCTACGCTGGGTGTCACCAGGAGATCTGGCACCATATCCACGGCTGGAAGAAGTGGACCTCAGTGAGAACCTCATCTCTACACTGGAGCCCAATGCCTTCGCCAGTCTGCAGGCACTGCGAACACTGCATCTTCGTGGAAACCAGCTAAAGCTGGTGCCTATGGGCGCCTTTGCTCGCTTGTCAAATCTCACTACCCTGGACTTGAGTGAAAACAAGATTGTCATTCTGTTGGATTATACTTTTCAGGACTTGCACAGTCTCAAACACCTTGAGGTTAGAAGGATAAATTTGATGGCTTGATAATAGAATCAATGATATTCTCTTATGATATTTCCATTCATGATATTTTGAATTATCTATTCATGATATTTTGGGTTTAAATGTGTACCTAATAtaacatttctttcttttttttaacctatTTTTCACATCTCCCAGGTTGGTGACAATGACTTGGTATACATCTCCCATAAAGCTTTCTCAGGATTGCTGGGTCTGGAAGATTTAACTATAGAAAGATGCAACCTGACTTCAATCTCCGGCCAAACCCTATCCTACCTGCGCAACCTGGTAACCCTTCGATTACGCCACCTCAGCATCTCTACCATTGAAGACCAGAACTTCCGCAAGATGTCCGCTTTGCGAGGACTAGAGATAGACAGTTGGCCATACCTGGAATACATCTCCCCCCTTAGTTTCCAGGGTCTAAACTTGACCTGGCTGTCCATTACTTACACCAACATTACTGCAGTCCCTTCTGCTTCTTTCCGCAACCTTGTTTACCTGACGTCCCTTAACCTCTCCTACAACCCCATATCTGTGCTGGAACCCTGGGCATTCAAGGATCTTATAAGGCTGAAAGAGCTACACATGGTCAGCACTAACCTGCAAGCTGTGGAACCTCATGCTCTGGGTGGTCTGAGGCAGATTCGGGTGCTGAACCTCTCCAACAATGAGCTGGTCACACTGACAGAGAGCTCCTTTCATTCCGTCAACAGCCTTGAAACTTTACGAGTAGACGGAAATCCACTTTCTTGCGACTGCCGGCTTCTCTGGATTCTGCAACGCAGACGCACTCTGAACTTTGATGGGAAAATGCCGATATGTGCTGCTCCACCTGAGGTACAGGGTAATATTCTGAGCAGCTTTCCGGATTCTGCATTATTTGACTACTTCACTTGCCAGAAGCCAAAGATTCGCAATCGGAAGCTTCAGCAAGTGACAGTGCGTGAGGGTCAGTTGGTGTCCTTTCTGTGTCGTGCTGATGGTGAACCAGTGCCTGCCATCATCTGGATCTCACCACAGCGGCGAAAGATCACCTCAAAAAGCAGCAGCAGGATCACTGTCTTACCAAGTGGAACGTTGGAGATCCGATACGCCCAGGTGACTGACAGTGGCACATATATCTGCATTGCCAGTAATGCAGGTGGTAACGACACCTACTTTGCCACACTGACGGTGAAAGGGCAGCCGGTGGACCCCGCTCTGTTCGCCAACCGTTCTCTGTACGCGGTGGACTTTAATGACACTGGTCTGAACAACACACGTGTCTTCCTTAAGTTCACACTTGACCTCACCACAATCCTGgtgtcaacagccatgggctgcaTCACCTTCCTGGGTGTAGTACTCTTCTGTTTCCTGCTGTTGTTCGTGTGGAGCCGCGGAAGGGGCCAACGCAAGAACAACTTCACAGTAGAGTACTCATTCAGGAAGACCGAAGGGCCCACTACTAGTTCCACTTCTGGAGGGACCCGCAAGTTCAACATGAAAATGATATGAAACAACGCAGCCAGGGGCCACCTGGGGGAGGCATAAACACCCAACATAAACACACAGCTCTGACTCGCAGTAATATCAGATGTTTTAGGGACTGTCATGAAACTTACCTTGATCTGACTGCCTTTGGAAAAGGTGTTAATATTTCAATTAAGTCACTTGGATTTGATAAGTTTAATAAGTTTCCTTTAACTAAATCTTATTCGCTTTGGATGGTTGGTTGCCATTGTTACAATACATTACTATTGCTAATGATTCTGTTCTGCAAAATCGAAAGAGCACCTTCGAGAAATATGACCACCAACCAATGTTTCAGTAAAAATTCATGAATGAATTTAATATACAATGTTTAATATACAGTTTTAAGAAAATGACATGCAAATTGAAATGCGAATTTTGAAAATACTGAACGTACAAATGGCATTCATCATGTCTTTAAATTAAATACCCGTCATGCTAGCATTGAAAAAGCAAAACAGCTAATCATGAGTTCCTGAACTACAAGCTTGGCTTTCTGTCATGTCTGCGATTAGGCGCTGTGTAAGTTGGGACAAGCACACTGGCCGCAACACTGTGAGTGCACTGCTGCTAAAGCCATACTGGTATTCAATTAGCAGCATTGTACTATAGTGTATATAAGCTAATGTGCAGCCGTGACCTCAGGGTCTGGTTAGGAAGCCAAGCCTTGGGTACTGGCTGCACTATTAGTGAATGTATAGTGCTTATACCAGGCTGGTGGAGGGCTGATATGGGAGATTCTCTCATATCCTCTCCACCACCAGGCCTAGGCATGCACCGATGACCCATAAGCCTTCATGGGGGGAGGCTGCGGGCATCGGGTCCATTTGATGTCAGACTCTTGCTGTATGTACATGTCTACAAATGTACACTTAAGCCATTACCAAGCAACACCTGCACAATCCAGTTATAGCTTTATTGGTTTACAATGCATAGTACTATGCAGGGAAAATGTGATCCACATCCACAAGCTTTCTTCAGCACACTCGAGTTTTCTTGTGTTTGCATTTCAGGGAATGGTCAAATAATATGACCagaacttgttttatttttctattaAGCTACTGTATAGACCCTTTTGATTTTAGGTAAATATCATTAATTAGTCAATATGTTAATTGTTCTTTTCATGGTTATTTACCATGCACATTCAGCTAATTATGATAATTTACTGCTTGGTTTTATTTTGCAGGCACTGTCAGGAATAGCATCAACTGCAATAACGGAGAAAAATCTGGTTTACTGCCTTTTTTTTGGAGACTTTTTATTGGATTAATGTAACATAGGCGTGATTTTTTTCACGAGTTGAAAACACACTGAAAAACTCAAAATAACAAGTCAGATGCAAACATGCTATATTGTCATTTAATATCATTTATTGATGATGTAGAGAAGTTTCCAATCATTTTATATACCCTCATGACAGAAACACATCAAACACACGCATACTGTACATATATAAGAATGGGAGCTTGGTGatgctgtcatcatcatcatcatcatcgccatCCCTCTTTTTTTCTGACTTGTTTCTTGGCGGCCAGTGTGTGAAAGTCTCTGCTTCTCCTGCCCAGTCTTCATCCCCCCATTAATCCCCATTCCCACACCCCGACTGGGTCTCTATGAAAGAGGGGTCCCTGGCTGGAGACAATGGATGTAAATGAAAATCATGACACCCATCTAACCTATGTGTATTTGACTGTAGAAGGTATTTCTCCTTTTATGTGTTCAGTTTGTGTGTTTtgtacttattttattttattttattttttttgaaaatgCTGGTTGTTCtgcaaatgttgatgttaatgatTTGAAGGATGATCTGTTCTCAATACTACACTGTTCAGTTTGGAGCTTTGATGAGGTAAGAGGGTAAAATATTATGTGAAATCAAgcagggtccctggttcaatcctgaacTTGGGTTGGTGTCTCTGTGGTGTTTTGTATGTTCTCCATGTGAGTTTCTCCAATTTCCTCCCACCTCTTAAAAAGAGAACTGGTAAGTGGATTGGCTATGCTACATTacccataagtgtgtgtgtgtgtgtgtgtgtgtgtgtgtgtgtgtgtgtgtgtgtgtgtgtgtgtgtgtgtgtgtgtgtgtgttctggaaaGGACTGGCTCCCCATTCAGGGTTTATTCCCGCCTCATGTCCAGTGGTACTCGGGATCCACTATGACCTTTACCAGGAtaaaacaattattgaatatgaatgaatgaatggaaatCTTACAATGGACTGTGCTTCCCTGTAATACACTAAATGCAGCAATTTCTGTCTACCGAACATCAACAACAGTTTAGTTATGACACTCAAAATGATGTCAGTCTTTATCTAAAATGTGGTGTTGAGAACAGATTAATATCAACAAACCAAAGAGCCATGAGTAGAATGTTTATTCTAGGTAAATTGATCACTCTTTTACCGCCCCACCCTTCTTCCTTATTTTGCTCATCTGAAACCTAGCTAAATGTTCTCAGACCTCACCAACAGTGTGTTTGTCATCAGTACAATCGGTGTTGTCCTTGACTCGATGGTGGCCTGTGACTCGGTGTTGTTTGATCAGATTTGTTTCCTAGTTTATTAGCTTTTTGTTAGCGTTAGCTCCTAGTCGTGCAGTCAGCCACTGTGTTTAGGTGTGGTGTGGTTGGTGGATGGTGAGAAAGGAGGTTCAGCCAGGGATGTGACTCCACACCCTCCCGGTGTCACATGACCCCTTATATCCCGACCCGACCCAGTTTTCCTCTTTACGACACCAGCAACATTGCATAGCAGCTGGAACACTCTGTATCTGTCATGAAATATACTGATTTACTGTTTACACTTCGGAATACAGAATGGAGTGTGAAATGCAGACAGATTGGGCGTGAACAGGATCTGAAAGTGGAAAGTGTGGCACAAAAGTGTTTCTTAGTATAACTGATAATTTAACAGAATTGAAGAAAAGGTCAGCTATTTTTAATGTGCAGTCTAACTGCAGTCGCTCTTCTGAAGTGATAAGAAATTAAAATATCATGTCTAATCACATCGATTTACGTTCTAATATCACGTGGTCAGGTGTGAATTTGCTCACTAACTACAAACCAAACTACAAAGcaattggtctttttttttttttttaatgcaggagAAAACCTGACATTTCTCGTGGAACAATATCTTCCTGGCAGTGTTTGACAGTTTTCAGATCTCATCAAATCAGTGGAGCTGCTCCACTTCTGTCACTGCCTCTGTTCTGCCCCCCTGCTGAGTGCATCAGCTGTATGGATGATAAACAGACAGATATACTCATTTTTCTCTCCGTCTCTAAGGACTGAAGCTCTGACACCTGCCTCCCAGACACACTTTGTCGCAATAGCATAAAAAATGGATGGAGgagttgaaaatatttcatcactggGATGGAAATCAGAGGAATGCTACTTCAGAGGAGCagctattaaattaaattaaacataATTACTCATAGAAGTGGTAAATGAGTACTCTTATAAGTATCGCCTGATGTTATACTTTTTAGTTGTGCATTTTAATTATTTTCTGCATGAGCTTCCATATGAAACGCTGAACTTTGACCCATATGAGTGCACAGAATTGATACGTCAAATATCACCATCCCAGATTAAGCAGCAGTACTTATTGTATTTGCATGTTATGGATTTGCAGTAGGTAGACACCAGACGTTTTCCTCGTGCTGTCAGTTGTGTCTCGTTTGCACAATGAGCAGAATAATATTCCTTTTTATTTCTCCGAGCTTCCGAAAGTAGGTCTGATGCTCCCTCGCCCCCTCAACCGTCTGCTCCTGTCTGAGCTTCCCTTCCCGCATACCCAGGTGACAGAAGACCCTTAATTTTCAGATATCCACATGCACACGCTTTCCTGTCTCTTTTTGCTCATGCAAAGAAAGATATGTGTCTAGCTAATGCACTGACATCATTGCGATACCATGATGAAGGCTGGTAACATCAGAAAAGCATGTAGGCCTTACATTTTAAGCTGAAAACAAGAATGAAACGTTTACATGACTCACTGAAATGAACCTATTTTTGGTGagacattacattatattatctgcattttgcagacgctcttatccagagcgacatacaacatacccggagcagttgggggttcggtgccttgctcaagggcactttagccattcctgctggtccagggaatcaaaccagcgaccttttggtcccaaagctgcttctctaaccattaggtcgatGGCTTCCCCCAATGCTAATTTAAATAAAAGTGACATTTTTTGCTATTAATGCTAATAGGATCGTATTCATCATGTGTCTGGGTGGTGGGTGTGAGTTCAGTTTTTTATGAGACTCATTTACTCTAGAGTATCGAAACATAGCATTTAGAGTTTTGCTGTTATTCTTGTTGTTCTTGAGCTTGACAAGTAATCAGCTCATACGGTAAAAGGTTGCGTCCCAAACCATATACAAAATTGCAGGCTATGTCAAAATACTAGCTGTGACAACTGTAATACTAGCTGTGGCTTTGGCTACTATTTTGACTAGTTTATTATTTAATGACGTAGTATGCAGATAGGGAGTGCAGACTTTGATACAAATTGGTAACAAGCTTATAAGATATTAAAAATGTGACTCTGCTGCCATCTTCAGGCGACTACCTGTAATAGCATGAATGATATTTTCCCCTATTTTATTGTatatgtgaatttaaaaaaaaaaaaaagcttcttaccTGCCATATGCTCTAGACTATTTTACACAGAGCAAACTGTGACTGTTAgcttcaaaaataaaataaatattaatataatatcactGATGATTTATTATATTTATGACACATAGTAGAAGGTTGAACTCATTTGGAGTGAAGTGTAACAAAAAATGAAATTTATGAACTTTTTTTCCTTTCCAAATTAAAAAAAGCAGTTGTAATATCTGTTCTTAACTGTGAAAGACAAACTGGAATTAGAGTAGGCCATATGATCAGTATTTGAAGTGCCATGGTTTTTGGTGACCCATATCTTAATAATTTGTATTTATGACCAATAAATCTTGTTAAGAGATTAGGAATTATACTGTTGACAATTTTCTCTCTTGTGAACTAGCAGATCTGTGTGATCTATGCATGCCTCTCCTTAAAAACTTGCCAAACACTTGTTCTTGTGTAAATCTCTTTTCATGTCTTCAAAGCGTACTGTGGGGTtggatgaaatatatatatatatatatatatatatatatatatatatatatatatatatatatatattatccaGGATATTAATCCTTATGAATAAGAGCCATATACATATGTGTGCACGGTTACCTGCTGGTGTTATGTGCTTTAATTAAAAAAGTACTGACTGATTTTCAGAACGAGGCTTATTATTTGTATGACTTTTCCAAGGACTAACATGTTTATTAATTTTTCTTACAGTGTCTTGCTTTAAGCATTTATACCACGTTTCGAAGCTGATACACAAATCCAGTGGAgactgaagggtttttttttttaatatgtcatTCTAGAGGTTTATAATATCTTGCTTTCtggtctctgattttttttttcactcagtcctgctgAGAAACATGagccacacatacatacagtgccACAGAGAGCTGCCAAGTAGACAAACACAAAGGAAGTATAAGATAATGTATCATGTGATAGATAATTTAATtttctatatatatttttattgaaaTATGTGTTTTGTGTTGTGCTCATATGGTTTATATATACGTAGATGTCATTCGTGtatgtgtgttgtgtgtttgtttgagCCTTTGGTTTTATCTGTACAACAACTTCATCCAACCCCATGGTAGCTCAGTCCAGTCTCGGATACTGTGTTTTCTAAGCATATATATGTTTTCTACTGTTTGtcttataaagaaaaaaagcacatTGCATTCATAAAAGCATGTTGTACACCGTGGACCGTCTCTTTGTTGTgttttgtcgtgtgtgtgtgtgtgtgtgttaatgtgcaCTCTTATCATGAGCCCTACAGGTAAACATGTACATATACACATGGTACTTAATTCATGTGCATGCGATACCAGATTTGTCATCAATTCTAATGAACCGTAATGAAAActttgacaagatttttttttcctttttcaccaTCTGAGGCCACCTTCTGTCTTTGACTTCCTTTTCAGAGGAAAGGTGCAGAgctgtgctgagtttcccaaaagcatcgcagcacaaagatcatcgttaaatggtagagcgagcagcacaatgaacactctgtttccgagttaagatgctcttagtgttaagaggcttttgggaaacccaccactgatcaGTATTTCAGACAAAGTCATttcaaggattaaaaaaaaacaaaggaagaGTAGGGATgtatggggtgtacaaacttttgactggtatggtGTATATACTACAAATCATTAATACTGTATGAAtcacttaaggatttaatttgTACTTTAAAAATCTACCTCTTCCCTTTGTTCTTTACATATCTTGTATTCACtgtcttatgaaaaaaaaaagaaaaaaatggaaaacCGAATCCTGAAATGAAGAAAGTAGAAATTATATATTGCATGATGTTACTGTGGATTAGAATTATTTTAAGGCATTACTGACATTTTCtgtatctctttctttctttctttctactcaGAGGCAGAAATGTCAGCACTGTCAGCCTGACCTGTGAATTCTGcctctctgacagttcctcaacctcagctacattacTCGTGTTCATAATTGGTCTCAATTAGAGATTTGCCCAGGATTGCTTTATAATTCCTGTTTGTAGTTATTTTTTGCTTGCATCTGCCTGTGATATTTTTGAACAAATGTACTTG includes the following:
- the LOC132871244 gene encoding leucine-rich repeat and immunoglobulin-like domain-containing nogo receptor-interacting protein 3; amino-acid sequence: MAALWGLGWLGVSLTLLALAPACQSCPPRCDCVAQLRSVSCQRKRLSGVPEGIPTETRLLDLSRNRLRWVSPGDLAPYPRLEEVDLSENLISTLEPNAFASLQALRTLHLRGNQLKLVPMGAFARLSNLTTLDLSENKIVILLDYTFQDLHSLKHLEVGDNDLVYISHKAFSGLLGLEDLTIERCNLTSISGQTLSYLRNLVTLRLRHLSISTIEDQNFRKMSALRGLEIDSWPYLEYISPLSFQGLNLTWLSITYTNITAVPSASFRNLVYLTSLNLSYNPISVLEPWAFKDLIRLKELHMVSTNLQAVEPHALGGLRQIRVLNLSNNELVTLTESSFHSVNSLETLRVDGNPLSCDCRLLWILQRRRTLNFDGKMPICAAPPEVQGNILSSFPDSALFDYFTCQKPKIRNRKLQQVTVREGQLVSFLCRADGEPVPAIIWISPQRRKITSKSSSRITVLPSGTLEIRYAQVTDSGTYICIASNAGGNDTYFATLTVKGQPVDPALFANRSLYAVDFNDTGLNNTRVFLKFTLDLTTILVSTAMGCITFLGVVLFCFLLLFVWSRGRGQRKNNFTVEYSFRKTEGPTTSSTSGGTRKFNMKMI